A portion of the uncultured Bacteroides sp. genome contains these proteins:
- a CDS encoding RNA-binding domain-containing protein, with amino-acid sequence MSIEEDKIRNLINQGEGLEVEFKESYNSLSRSVFETICAFLNRKGGSILLGVADNGEIKGVKEDTLATQLDTLTRDMNNPNIISPTFYLAKDVVEVEGKKVIFIYVPESSQPHTYKNSYYDRSRDGDLKLTNPQLIASLFLRKQDGYTENRVFPYLEMDDFEEDLFDTVRSYARLARADHPWVKMSNEDILLSARMRLKDINSGKEGYTLAAALMFGKDNTIATVLPHFKTDALCRKEDVERYDDRDDIRCNLIRSYSRLLAFIRKHLPDRFYLEGNQRISIRESIFREVIANLLVHREFSNAYPATMTIYKTEVITENWNRPYNMGRINLENLKPHPKNPTIANFFKEMGLVEELGSGVRKMYRYCPIYVTGALPVIEEEDVFKVTIKYEEDNEGVNEGVNEGVNEGVNENEALVLAIIKEEQGVNANEISKRIGKSIATVERYLSSLRSKNLIEFKGPYKTGGYYIIAEG; translated from the coding sequence ATGAGCATTGAAGAAGATAAAATAAGGAACTTGATAAATCAAGGCGAAGGACTGGAAGTGGAATTCAAAGAATCATATAATTCACTTTCGCGCTCCGTGTTCGAGACAATATGTGCTTTCCTGAACCGAAAAGGTGGTTCTATACTTTTGGGCGTTGCCGACAACGGAGAAATAAAAGGAGTGAAGGAAGATACTTTGGCGACTCAACTCGACACTTTGACTCGAGATATGAATAATCCAAATATCATTTCTCCAACATTTTATTTAGCTAAAGATGTTGTAGAAGTGGAGGGAAAGAAAGTTATCTTTATCTATGTGCCTGAGAGTTCGCAACCGCACACTTACAAAAACAGCTATTATGATAGGAGTAGAGACGGTGATTTAAAGTTGACAAATCCACAATTAATAGCTAGTTTGTTCCTTCGTAAACAAGATGGATATACAGAAAATAGGGTCTTTCCTTATTTAGAAATGGATGATTTTGAGGAGGACTTATTTGATACGGTGCGCAGCTATGCAAGGCTAGCCCGGGCAGACCATCCATGGGTGAAAATGTCTAATGAGGATATTTTGCTCTCGGCTCGCATGCGGCTAAAAGATATTAATTCCGGTAAAGAAGGCTATACGCTCGCTGCAGCATTGATGTTTGGCAAGGATAACACCATTGCTACCGTACTTCCGCATTTTAAAACAGATGCGCTGTGCCGGAAAGAGGATGTAGAAAGATATGATGACCGTGACGATATTCGTTGCAACTTAATCCGCTCTTACTCTCGTTTACTGGCTTTTATTCGTAAGCATTTGCCTGATCGATTTTATTTGGAAGGTAACCAACGTATAAGTATCCGAGAGTCGATCTTTCGTGAGGTGATAGCCAATCTGCTGGTACATCGAGAATTTTCTAATGCATATCCGGCTACTATGACTATATATAAAACTGAGGTGATAACAGAAAACTGGAATCGACCCTATAATATGGGAAGAATTAATCTGGAGAATTTGAAACCTCATCCCAAGAATCCTACTATTGCCAATTTCTTTAAAGAGATGGGTTTAGTAGAGGAATTAGGTTCGGGAGTAAGGAAAATGTATAGATACTGCCCAATCTATGTAACTGGAGCACTTCCTGTTATAGAAGAAGAGGATGTGTTTAAGGTGACTATTAAGTACGAAGAAGATAATGAGGGAGTAAATGAGGGAGTAAATGAGGGAGTAAATGAGGGAGTAAATGAAAATGAAGCTTTGGTTCTTGCCATAATAAAGGAGGAACAAGGAGTAAATGCAAATGAAATATCAAAGCGAATTGGGAAAAGCATAGCTACAGTAGAACGTTATCTTAGCTCCCTAAGAAGTAAGAACCTTATAGAATTTAAAGGTCCATACAAGACTGGAGGATATTACATAATAGCCGAAGGATAA
- a CDS encoding twin-arginine translocation signal domain-containing protein, which translates to MSTTRRNFIKTACLGGACLCGFSSILEANPLNTISEKSGETDPKVSMNQFWIAELLNNLDANLDRESIRKVVKSASVSHYNDLKMENILAPYKGKLEEFVPFLEKEWGWICSFEDKNTLIANENKPHCVCPLVKGLDKKFPALCYCSEGFAERMFGYVCQRPVKATVVSSVFRGDKSCVYQIGL; encoded by the coding sequence ATGTCCACTACAAGAAGAAATTTCATCAAAACGGCCTGCTTGGGCGGAGCTTGTCTCTGTGGCTTTAGTTCCATACTGGAAGCTAATCCCCTGAATACTATCAGTGAAAAGAGCGGGGAAACAGATCCCAAAGTAAGCATGAATCAATTCTGGATAGCGGAATTGCTCAACAATCTGGATGCTAATTTAGATAGAGAAAGTATCAGAAAGGTGGTTAAATCGGCCTCCGTATCTCATTATAATGATCTGAAGATGGAGAATATTTTAGCTCCGTATAAGGGAAAGCTAGAGGAATTTGTTCCTTTCCTTGAAAAGGAATGGGGATGGATCTGTTCTTTTGAAGATAAGAATACGCTGATAGCGAATGAGAACAAGCCACATTGTGTCTGTCCGCTCGTGAAAGGATTGGATAAAAAGTTTCCAGCGCTTTGTTACTGTTCCGAAGGATTTGCCGAACGCATGTTTGGTTATGTTTGCCAAAGGCCGGTAAAAGCGACTGTTGTTTCTTCTGTCTTCCGTGGAGATAAGTCTTGTGTTTATCAGATTGGGCTATAA